A single genomic interval of Camelina sativa cultivar DH55 chromosome 11, Cs, whole genome shotgun sequence harbors:
- the LOC104723741 gene encoding integrator complex subunit 3 homolog produces the protein MMVSSSHVSPLESTLNPMENRNRIASSKLIRVSLHEVENQLELSLRQAFESLEPKLRPPFSLDIPDPQEYLDLNKAIVYGVLCEPDSCKTHIKHLHALVTDGYALFTSLLVGIVVELYVKLVDSAKVQLVWVTKEMIDVSSVGIEDLIVSLLRRIGTGDYGDQNVWLCSELVGLFLEKWDCLLDDLPLVLTSALYSFLRLLADHCRVLGVVKLDYVKRLEIRFCVKMFREQLHLCLKIGRDLVRLLQDLSHVSEFREIWNDLVTNKCSEIYQSKTSSRYFFLRIAPEMETQLRFLLGYVKLGSHKRHQIWFLKKFLLGPEKETLLIDIVRFICCVIHPTNEIIRSEIMPRWAIIGWLLELCKQNHHIERSVNLALFYDWLFFDERIDNIMNVEPAALLMVWSIPQYPHITHSLLEFLLHLVETYDITRRDMIVRGLTSAFREIERKGVIRSLDIFLTNPALAPDLKKKLANLLSCHQEKVPVNLHQLSVPSKHTFLSSEANLKECSTKMVDTPHQGLDNLVENVAKH, from the coding sequence atGATGGTCTCTTCTTCTCACGTCTCTCCTTTAGAGTCGACTCTCAATCCAATGGAGAACAGAAACCGCATTGCTTCGTCGAAACTGATTCGAGTCTCTCTACACGAAGTCGAGAACCAACTCGAACTATCACTACGTCAAGCCTTTGAGTCTCTCGAGCCGAAACTACGGCCACCGTTCTCCTTAGATATCCCAGACCCACAAGAGTATCTTGACCTCAATAAAGCCATCGTCTATGGAGTTTTATGCGAACCCGATTCATGTAAAACCCACATCAAGCACTTACACGCTCTCGTCACTGATGGGTATGCGCTTTTCACTAGTTTGCTTGTTGGAATCGTTGTTGAATTGTACGTTAAGCTTGTTGATTCCGCTAAGGTTCAGCTGGTTTGGGTAACGAAGGAGATGATTGATGTTTCGAGTGTAGGGATTGAGGATTTGATTGTGTCATTGCTAAGGAGAATCGGAACTGGGGATTATGGTGATCAGAATGTTTGGCTTTGTTCTGAATTGGTGGGTTTGTTTCTTGAGAAATGGGATTGTTTGCTTGATGATTTGCCCTTGGTGTTGACTAGTGCTCTGTATAGTTTTCTTCGTTTGTTAGCTGATCATTGTAGGGTTTTAGGCGTTGTGAAACTTGATTATGTGAAGAGGTTGGAGATTAGATTCTGTGTCAAAATGTTTAGAGAGCAGCTGCATTTGTGTTTGAAGATTGGTAGGGATCTTGTCCGGTTGTTGCAGGATCTGTCTCATGTCTCTGAGTTCAGGGAGATATGGAATGATTTGGTCACAAACAAATGCTCTGAGATATATCAGTCCAAGACTTCGAGTAGATACTTCTTTCTTCGGATCGCTCCTGAGATGGAAACGCAGTTAAGGTTTTTGCTTGGATATGTGAAACTGGGAAGCCATAAGCGGCATCAGATTTGGTTCTTGAAGAAGTTTCTTTTGGGTCCTGAGAAAGAAACGCTTTTGATCGACATAGTGCGGTTCATTTGCTGTGTTATTCACCCTACAAACGAAATCATTAGATCAGAGATTATGCCAAGATGGGCTATCATAGGTTGGCTTTTGGAACTGTGCAAGCAAAATCATCACATCGAAAGAAGTGTTAATCTGGCTCTCTTTTACGACTGGCTCTTTTTCGACGAAAGAATTGATAATATTATGAATGTTGAACCTGCTGCTCTCTTGATGGTATGGTCGATACCGCAGTATCCACACATCACTCACTCGTTACTTGAGTTCTTACTTCATCTTGTGGAAACTTATGACATAACCCGTCGGGATATGATTGTTAGAGGTTTGACATCAGCATTCAGAGAGATTGAGCGTAAAGGAGTTATTCGATCGCTGGATATATTCCTAACAAATCCTGCACTTGCGccagatttgaagaagaagctagcAAATCTGTTGTCATGTCATCAGGAGAAGGTTCCTGTGAATCTCCATCAACTTAGTGTTCCTTCTAAACATACATTTCTGTCTTCAGAAGCTAATTTAAAGGAATGCAGCACCAAAATGGTTGATACCCCTCATCAGGGGTTGGACAATTTGGTTGAAAATgtagcaaaacactag
- the LOC104723742 gene encoding transcription termination factor MTERF5, chloroplastic, which produces MQSLSQLGPSEIFLVARRDQPSTRAQLWFTGRLSFRQETNGVRLKNRVEFSPRPVPPNLIAAEKEEAKAVLTLFFKKQGLSNSLSSRLINKSDQFIDHLVSRLHSVHKARYLVGRELTTLEIRDSLEPYLEQLHEEHGNLLSDLVVSYPDPPAEPRPLASSPVPVLQPRGDTDSAADSRKLRAVSRVSELDQEGALRPQTLYLLDLGLNLEQIKTITRKFAAFPYYSLDGKIKPVVEFLLDLGIPKSDIPIILCKRPQICGISLTDNLKPTMVFLETLGIDKTQWAKIISRFPAILTYSRQKLTSTVDFLTQAGLTEEQIGKILTRCPNIMSYSVEDKLRPTMEYFRSLNVDVAVLLHRCPQTFGLSIESNLKPVTEFFLENGYSLDEIGIMISRYGALYTFSLKENLMPKWDYFQTMDYQNSELVKFPQFFGYSLRERIKPRYELVKRSGVRLLLNQVLSLSGVEFEKVVKKKMMKLVSVNNIAEQSRGDLL; this is translated from the exons ATGCAAAGTCTTAGTCAACTTGGACCTTCGGAGATTTTCCTAGTAGCCCGAAGAGATCAACCCAGTACGAG AGCACAGCTTTGGTTTACGGGAAGACTCTCTTTTCGACAAGAAACAAATG gggTTCGTTTAAAGAATAGAGTAGAGTTTAGTCCAAGACCTGTGCCTCCAAATCTGATTgcagcagagaaagaagaagctaaagctGTTCTAACTCTATTCTTCAAGAAGCAAGGTCTCAGCAACAGTCTCTCCTCTCGGTTAATCAACAAATCTGATCAATTCATTGACCATTTAGTCTCCAGGCTTCACTCTGTTCATAAAGCCAGATACCTCGTAG GAAGAGAGCTAACTACTCTTGAGATCCGAGACTCTCTTGAACCTTACCTTGAACAGCTTCATGAAGAACACGGTAATCTTCTCTCTGACCTTGTTGTGAGCTACCCAGATCCACCAGCTGAACCTAGACCTCTTGCCTCATCTCCAGTTCCGGTCTTACAACCTCGTGGTGACACAGATTCTGCTGCAGACAGTCGGAAACTCAGAGCCGTGTCTCGTGTCAGTGAACTTGATCAAGAAGGTGCATTACGTCCTCAGACTCTTTACCTTCTTGACCTCGGTTTAAACCTAGAGCAGATCAAAACGATCACTCGCAAGTTCGCTGCTTTTCCTTATTACAGCCTCGACGGAAAAATCAAACCTGTCGTTGAATTCCTTCTAGACCTTGGAATCCCTAAATCAGATATCCCCATAATCCTCTGCAAACGTCCACAGATTTGCGGAATCAGCCTAACCGATAACCTCAAACCAACAATGGTCTTTCTCGAGACACTTGGCATTGATAAGACTCAATGGGCAAAGATCATTTCCCGTTTCCCAGCAATCCTCACTTACAGCCGTCAGAAACTTACTTCAACTGTCGACTTCTTAACCCAAGCCGGTCTCACAGAAGAACAGATTGGGAAAATCCTAACCAGATGTCCTAACATCATGAGTTACAGTGTAGAAGACAAGCTCCGTCCAACTATGGAGTACTTTAGATCGCTAAATGTAGATGTTGCGGTTCTCCTTCATCGATGTCCTCAAACGTTTGGATTAAGCATAGAGTCGAATTTGAAGCCAGTAACAGAGTTCTTCCTTGAAAACGGTTATAGTTTAGATGAGATAGGGATTATGATCTCAAGATATGGAGCTTTGTACACATTCAGCTTGAAAGAGAATCTGATGCCGAAATGGGATTACTTTCAGACAATGGATTATCAAAATTCAGAGCTGGTGAAGTTTCCGCAGTTTTTTGGGTACAGTTTACGAGAGAGGATCAAGCCGAGATATGAGCTGGTGAAGAGAAGTGGAGTGAGACTGCTGTTGAACCAGGTTTTGTCGCTGTCGGGAGTAGAGTTCGAGAAAGttgttaagaagaagatgatgaaacttgTGTCTGTTAACAACATTGCTGAACAAAGTAGGGGTGATTTGTTGTGA